A region of Lathamus discolor isolate bLatDis1 chromosome 14, bLatDis1.hap1, whole genome shotgun sequence DNA encodes the following proteins:
- the TTC19 gene encoding tetratricopeptide repeat protein 19, mitochondrial isoform X1 → MLAAALPRALGRLSALRYPAGLRPPRAVWRGGARGEEGSGRTGFARRRWARPVGGALGFLGAFSLFPRDAEEDGEDAIILLLKRAKLSVMKGELGEAEKLLHEALRLSHQSDNRKAIIYTYSMMANVAFMQGQLDNAEKLYKASMSYLLSGDTKEDDNAILEMSLKLASIYAAQKQHKLALAGYEFCILTLEEKIAKQKDLPEDVLPAEEKANTRLLLGMSLDSYARYLLNINQLPAAQKMYEKALQISKDVQGETHAQTVVLMSDLATVLDAQGHHDEAYSYVKRAAELAKETQHPEEHMVLNNLAAILMHKKDFLQAKQVYKEALKQAQQKGDVASVQHIQEELAELAKRRKDSK, encoded by the exons ATGCTGGCGGCGGCGCTGCCGCGGGCCCTGGGTCGCTTGTCCGCCCTCCGCTACCCGGCGGGGCTCCGGCCGCCCCGGGCCGTCTGGCGCGGCGGGGCCCGCGGGGAAGAGGGCAGCGGCAGGACGGGGTTTGCGCGGCGGCGATGGGCCCGGCCGGTCGGAGGTGCCCTGGGCTTCCTGGGAG ccttctccctcttccccaggGACGCTGAGGAGGACGGCGAGGACGCCATTATCCTCCTGCTGAAGAGAGCCAAG CTCAGCGTCATGAAGGGTGAGCTGGGGGAGGCCGAGAAGCTTCTGCACGAAGCCCTGCGGCTGTCGCACCAGTCGGATAACAGGAAAGCCATTATCTACACCTACAGCATG ATGGCAAACGTGGCCTTCATGCAGGGACAGCTGGATAAT gcagaaaagctCTACAAAGCAAGTATGAGCTATTTGCTCTCAGGGGACACGAAAGAG GATGACAATGCAATCCTTGAGATGTCCCTCAAGCTGGCCAGTATCTATGCTGCTCAGAAACA GCACAAATTAGCCCTGGCTGGCTATGAGTTCTGCATCCTGACCTTAGAGGAGAAGATTGCCAAGCAGAAGGACTTGCCTGAGGATGTCTTACCAG ctgaagaaaaggCCAATACCCGTCTCTTGCTTGGGATGAGCCTAGACTCCTATGCTCGCTATCTCCTAAACATTAACCAGCTCCCAGCGGCCCAAAAAATGTATGAGAAGGCTCTGCAGATATCAAAAGATGTTCAGGGAGAGACTCATGCACAG ACTGTGGTCCTGATGAGCGACTTGGCGACTGTACTGGATGCCCAGGGTCACCACGATGAGGCATACTCCTATGTGAagagggcagcagagctggcaaagGAAACTCAACACCCTGAGGAGCACATGGTGCTGAACAATCTGGCAGCAATTCTGATGCACAAAA AGGACTTTCTGCAAGCAAAACAAGTGTACAAAGAAGCTCTCAAGCAGGCACAACAGAAGGGAGATGTTGCTTCTGTTCAGCATATCCAGGAAGAACTAGCTGAGCTGGCTAAGAGGAGAAAGGACTCCAAGTAA
- the TTC19 gene encoding tetratricopeptide repeat protein 19, mitochondrial isoform X2: MLAAALPRALGRLSALRYPAGLRPPRAVWRGGARGEEGSGRTGFARRRWARPVGGALGFLGAFSLFPRDAEEDGEDAIILLLKRAKMANVAFMQGQLDNAEKLYKASMSYLLSGDTKEDDNAILEMSLKLASIYAAQKQHKLALAGYEFCILTLEEKIAKQKDLPEDVLPAEEKANTRLLLGMSLDSYARYLLNINQLPAAQKMYEKALQISKDVQGETHAQTVVLMSDLATVLDAQGHHDEAYSYVKRAAELAKETQHPEEHMVLNNLAAILMHKKDFLQAKQVYKEALKQAQQKGDVASVQHIQEELAELAKRRKDSK; the protein is encoded by the exons ATGCTGGCGGCGGCGCTGCCGCGGGCCCTGGGTCGCTTGTCCGCCCTCCGCTACCCGGCGGGGCTCCGGCCGCCCCGGGCCGTCTGGCGCGGCGGGGCCCGCGGGGAAGAGGGCAGCGGCAGGACGGGGTTTGCGCGGCGGCGATGGGCCCGGCCGGTCGGAGGTGCCCTGGGCTTCCTGGGAG ccttctccctcttccccaggGACGCTGAGGAGGACGGCGAGGACGCCATTATCCTCCTGCTGAAGAGAGCCAAG ATGGCAAACGTGGCCTTCATGCAGGGACAGCTGGATAAT gcagaaaagctCTACAAAGCAAGTATGAGCTATTTGCTCTCAGGGGACACGAAAGAG GATGACAATGCAATCCTTGAGATGTCCCTCAAGCTGGCCAGTATCTATGCTGCTCAGAAACA GCACAAATTAGCCCTGGCTGGCTATGAGTTCTGCATCCTGACCTTAGAGGAGAAGATTGCCAAGCAGAAGGACTTGCCTGAGGATGTCTTACCAG ctgaagaaaaggCCAATACCCGTCTCTTGCTTGGGATGAGCCTAGACTCCTATGCTCGCTATCTCCTAAACATTAACCAGCTCCCAGCGGCCCAAAAAATGTATGAGAAGGCTCTGCAGATATCAAAAGATGTTCAGGGAGAGACTCATGCACAG ACTGTGGTCCTGATGAGCGACTTGGCGACTGTACTGGATGCCCAGGGTCACCACGATGAGGCATACTCCTATGTGAagagggcagcagagctggcaaagGAAACTCAACACCCTGAGGAGCACATGGTGCTGAACAATCTGGCAGCAATTCTGATGCACAAAA AGGACTTTCTGCAAGCAAAACAAGTGTACAAAGAAGCTCTCAAGCAGGCACAACAGAAGGGAGATGTTGCTTCTGTTCAGCATATCCAGGAAGAACTAGCTGAGCTGGCTAAGAGGAGAAAGGACTCCAAGTAA